A genomic segment from Nitrospira sp. encodes:
- a CDS encoding 4Fe-4S ferredoxin, iron-sulfur binding domain protein: protein MTQEDTNVIDQPEVLKPRMVSIEISGKKYEVPEGITVIKALWYTGQEVVRGAGCLGGFCGACATYYRTKDDPKVRTCLACQMAVQDGMSFTIMPPFPARKATYEIQSLKDPKQDLFNLYPEAPLCRNCNACTEACPQKIDVREGVWKAVFGDFKSVSEMFMDCVMCGMCTPVCIADIAPNLVALYVSRAQGAHFTEKPQGLETRIKEIQDGRFDDEWNKVLAMNEKELADHCATVK from the coding sequence ATGACACAAGAAGACACCAATGTCATCGATCAGCCTGAGGTGCTCAAGCCTCGGATGGTCTCGATCGAAATCTCCGGTAAAAAGTACGAGGTGCCGGAAGGCATCACCGTCATCAAAGCCCTGTGGTACACGGGACAAGAGGTCGTACGCGGTGCTGGCTGTCTCGGCGGGTTCTGTGGAGCTTGCGCGACCTACTATCGGACGAAGGACGATCCCAAGGTCAGGACCTGCTTGGCCTGCCAGATGGCTGTGCAGGACGGCATGTCGTTCACGATCATGCCGCCCTTTCCGGCGCGCAAGGCGACCTATGAGATTCAGTCTCTGAAAGATCCGAAACAGGACCTGTTCAACCTATATCCAGAAGCGCCGCTCTGCAGAAATTGCAACGCCTGCACCGAAGCCTGCCCGCAGAAGATCGATGTGCGAGAAGGCGTCTGGAAAGCCGTCTTCGGCGATTTTAAAAGCGTCTCGGAAATGTTCATGGACTGCGTCATGTGCGGCATGTGTACGCCAGTCTGTATCGCCGACATTGCTCCGAATCTCGTGGCGCTCTACGTGAGCCGCGCCCAGGGCGCGCATTTCACAGAAAAACCGCAGGGGCTCGAGACGCGCATCAAGGAAATTCAAGACGGCCGTTTTGACGACGAATGGAACAAAGTGCTCGCGATGAACGAGAAAGAGCTGGCCGATCACTGTGCCACTGTGAAGTGA
- a CDS encoding Succinate dehydrogenase flavoprotein subunit has translation MDIHALQQIVHKTRDARRKQTIPKFSPADRDALIEKYHPDFRKKAYRPIRFGPNADEQTVIELATLLEGDSPIPENLDMTPHYQTDVLVIGGGGAGCAAALHAHGTGAKVILATKLRLGDSNSVMAQGGMQISVAPEDSPVTHFLDTLKGGHMQNDHALLKVMVEEGPAIARWLIELGVLFDRQSDGNLHVKKGGGSSKPRLLTCSDYTGLEIMRVLKDEVLNQKIQLLEFCAAVELLSNDEGHCTGAIFKDLDNQRLVIVAAKSVILATGGIGRLHIQGFPTSNHYGATGDGLCLSYRMGAKLAHIDTFQYHPSGAVYPEQLIGALVTEGIRSEGGHLVNAKGERFVNELDTRDVVSSSIIRECEESRGIRTMSGRVGVWLDTPLLDAEHGPGTVEKHFPAMMLQFERFGIDISKDPVLIYPTLHYQNGGVKIDTNSETNVKNLFVSGEASGGLHGRNRLMGNSLLDLMVFGKRAGLTAASRAQSMAQGKLTLQHLRRFRAEAKQHGNPSGVISPMVLPAYTRKVS, from the coding sequence ATGGACATACACGCACTTCAGCAAATCGTGCACAAGACGCGGGATGCCCGCCGCAAGCAGACGATCCCGAAGTTTTCTCCGGCAGATCGTGATGCTCTGATCGAGAAATACCATCCCGATTTTCGGAAGAAAGCCTATCGCCCGATCCGTTTCGGACCCAATGCCGACGAGCAGACCGTCATCGAACTGGCGACCTTGCTCGAAGGCGACAGCCCGATCCCGGAAAATCTCGATATGACTCCCCACTACCAGACCGACGTGCTGGTCATCGGCGGCGGAGGAGCCGGCTGCGCGGCCGCGTTGCATGCCCATGGGACCGGGGCGAAAGTCATCCTTGCCACGAAACTCCGGCTCGGTGATTCCAATAGCGTGATGGCTCAGGGCGGGATGCAGATCTCCGTCGCTCCGGAAGATTCCCCTGTGACGCATTTCCTCGATACGTTGAAGGGCGGCCATATGCAGAACGACCATGCCCTCTTGAAGGTCATGGTCGAAGAGGGCCCTGCGATCGCCAGGTGGCTGATCGAACTGGGTGTGTTGTTCGATCGACAGTCCGACGGCAATCTGCATGTGAAGAAGGGCGGCGGCAGTTCCAAGCCTCGTCTCCTGACCTGTTCGGACTATACGGGCCTTGAGATCATGCGGGTGCTCAAGGATGAAGTGTTGAATCAAAAGATCCAGCTGCTCGAATTTTGCGCCGCGGTCGAATTGCTCAGTAACGACGAGGGGCATTGCACAGGCGCGATCTTCAAGGATTTGGACAACCAACGCCTGGTGATCGTGGCGGCCAAGTCGGTGATCCTGGCGACGGGCGGCATCGGTCGACTGCACATTCAAGGGTTTCCGACCAGTAATCACTATGGGGCCACCGGCGACGGCCTCTGTCTCTCATACCGCATGGGGGCGAAGCTGGCCCACATCGATACGTTTCAATACCACCCTTCGGGTGCCGTCTATCCCGAGCAGTTGATCGGAGCCTTGGTGACGGAAGGAATTCGATCGGAAGGCGGCCATCTGGTCAACGCCAAAGGCGAACGATTCGTCAACGAGTTGGATACGCGCGATGTCGTTTCCTCGTCGATCATTCGTGAATGTGAAGAGAGCCGCGGTATCAGGACCATGTCGGGGCGTGTCGGAGTGTGGCTCGATACGCCGCTCTTGGATGCCGAGCATGGGCCAGGAACGGTCGAGAAACATTTTCCTGCCATGATGCTCCAGTTCGAGCGGTTCGGCATCGACATCAGCAAAGACCCCGTCCTGATCTATCCGACGCTGCACTATCAGAACGGCGGAGTGAAGATCGATACCAATTCGGAAACCAATGTGAAGAATCTGTTCGTCTCCGGTGAGGCGTCCGGCGGATTGCATGGACGCAATCGATTGATGGGAAACTCGCTGCTCGACCTGATGGTGTTCGGCAAGCGCGCCGGTCTGACTGCGGCGTCCCGTGCGCAATCGATGGCACAAGGGAAACTCACATTGCAGCACCTCCGCCGGTTCCGTGCCGAAGCCAAACAACATGGGAATCCGAGTGGAGTCATTTCTCCGATGGTACTGCCGGCCTACACGCGCAAGGTAAGTTGA
- a CDS encoding Succinyl-CoA ligase [ADP-forming] beta chain: protein MNVHEFQAKSLFAQFGVPVPRGKEIASPEAAMEWASQLNTPVFVVKAQIHAGGRGKAGGVKITKDKEAVAGIAKELIGKTLVTHQTGPKGRKVHRLLMEEGANIAKELYLSILVDRDTGWPTFIASTEGGMEIEEVAEKTPEKIIKEAIDPAVGFQSHNGRNVAFALGLQNMEPAVINPFVQMLGNLYRLFMEKNAALVEINPLIITKEKTLVALDGKVSFDDNGLFKHEDVQKMRDLNEEEPLEIEATANNLNYVKLDGNIGCMVNGAGLAMATMDVIKLAGSEPANFLDVGGGATKETVAAGFRILLKDPNVKGIFINIFGGIVRCERIAHGVIEAAKEVKIAVPLVVRLQGTNAEEGRKLLAESGLKLDVANDLWEAAQKIVRLTGKAA from the coding sequence ATGAACGTTCATGAGTTTCAGGCCAAGTCGTTGTTCGCGCAGTTCGGAGTGCCGGTGCCGCGAGGGAAAGAAATCGCTTCTCCCGAGGCGGCGATGGAGTGGGCGTCTCAGTTGAATACGCCGGTCTTCGTCGTCAAGGCTCAGATCCACGCCGGCGGTCGAGGGAAAGCCGGCGGGGTCAAGATCACCAAGGACAAGGAGGCCGTCGCCGGTATCGCCAAAGAATTGATCGGCAAGACGCTGGTGACGCATCAGACCGGGCCGAAAGGCCGTAAGGTGCATCGCCTGCTGATGGAAGAAGGTGCGAACATCGCCAAAGAGTTGTACCTTTCCATCTTGGTAGATCGCGACACCGGTTGGCCGACGTTTATCGCCAGCACCGAAGGTGGCATGGAAATCGAAGAGGTGGCGGAGAAGACCCCGGAGAAGATCATCAAGGAAGCGATCGATCCCGCCGTCGGATTTCAAAGCCACAATGGGCGCAATGTGGCCTTCGCCTTGGGGTTGCAGAACATGGAGCCGGCCGTCATCAATCCCTTCGTGCAGATGCTCGGCAATCTCTATCGGTTGTTCATGGAGAAAAATGCCGCCCTCGTAGAGATCAATCCCTTGATCATCACAAAAGAAAAGACGTTGGTTGCCCTGGACGGCAAGGTCTCATTCGACGACAACGGCCTGTTCAAGCATGAAGACGTGCAGAAGATGCGGGATCTGAACGAGGAAGAGCCGCTGGAAATCGAAGCCACGGCCAATAACCTAAATTACGTCAAGCTGGACGGCAACATTGGCTGTATGGTGAACGGCGCGGGCTTGGCGATGGCCACGATGGACGTCATCAAGCTGGCGGGCAGCGAGCCGGCGAACTTCCTGGACGTCGGCGGCGGCGCGACGAAAGAAACCGTGGCGGCCGGGTTCCGCATTCTGCTCAAAGATCCGAACGTGAAGGGCATCTTCATCAACATCTTCGGTGGGATTGTTCGATGCGAGCGTATCGCGCATGGCGTGATCGAAGCGGCGAAGGAAGTGAAGATCGCGGTGCCGCTGGTCGTCCGCTTGCAAGGGACGAATGCCGAAGAAGGCCGGAAGTTGCTGGCGGAGTCTGGCCTCAAGCTGGATGTGGCGAACGATTTGTGGGAGGCGGCGCAAAAGATTGTGAGGTTGACGGGGAAAGCGGCGTAG